A part of Gossypium hirsutum isolate 1008001.06 chromosome A07, Gossypium_hirsutum_v2.1, whole genome shotgun sequence genomic DNA contains:
- the LOC121203723 gene encoding probable glycosyltransferase At3g07620, protein MRRYTRKHQSSLILLAVISIAAASAIVVFKVSKGLSWHYLASPWTWTSSLGGPFSSRHAIDKRKEKAKEYINLERIWNDESVKRRGKHRDGSLEMVEADLAKARALIRDASLNPSNRSTLELPDSDYVPQGNIYRNPHAFHRSYLLMEKMFKIFVYEEGEPPLFHYGSCKDIYSMEGLFMSLMEQDTRYRTWDPNEAHVYFLPFSVVMILKHLFDPIIRDKAVMERTVVDYVGIISNKYPFWNRSIGVDHFMLSCHDWGPRATWYVKELYYNSIRVLCNANTSEYFNPKKDASFPEINLVTGEITNLTAHLTPSNRSILAFFAGNLYQVNRHAQYDSEGARAML, encoded by the exons ATGAGGAGGTACACGAGAAAACATCAGTCAAGCTTAATTCTTTTAGCAGTGATATCCATAGCTGCGGCTTCCGCCATTGTCGTTTTCAAGGTTTCAAAAGGACTTTCATGGCATTATTTGGCATCTCCATGGACATGGACTTCATCCCTTGGAGGACCCTTCTCTTCCCGTCATGCCATT GATAAAAGAAAGGAGAAGGCCAAAGAATATATAAATCTGGAAAGGATTTGGAACGACGAATCCGTTAAAAGAAGAGGTAAACACCGAGATGGAAGTCTGGAGATGGTAGAAGCGGATCTTGCTAAAGCTAGAGCTTTGATACGGGATGCGTCGTTAAACCCCAGTAACAGAAGCACTTTGGAACTTCCCGACTCCGATTACGTTCCCCAAGGCAACATTTACAGGAACCCTCACGCATTTCACCG GAGTTATCTGTTAATGGAAAAGATGTTCAAGATATTCGTTTATGAAGAAGGGGAACCACCTTTATTTCATTACGGATCATGCAAAGATATATACTCCATGGAAGGACTGTTCATGAGCTTGATGGAACAGGATACAAGGTATCGTACATGGGATCCTAATGAAGCACATGTTTATTTCCTTCCTTTTAGTGTGGTGATGATACTAAAGCATCTCTTCGATCCCATCATCCGCGATAAAGCTGTGATGGAGCGGACGGTAGTCGATTATGTTGGAATCATATCCAACAAGTATCCTTTTTGGAATCGAAGCATTGGGGTTGATCATTTCATGCTCTCCTGCCATGACTGG GGCCCAAGGGCAACCTGGTACGTGAAAGAACTTTACTACAATTCCATTCGAGTTCTTTGCAATGCCAATACTTCAGAGTATTTCAATCCAAAGAAAGACGCATCCTTTCCTGAAATCAATCTTGTGACGGGGGAAATCACCAACCTAACAGCCCATTTGACTCCCTCAAATCGTTCCATCTTAGCATTCTTCGCAGGCAACTTATATCAGGTAAATAGGCAT gCTCAATATGACTCAGAGGGAGCGAGAGCCATGCTGTAG